One stretch of Paenibacillus sp. FSL R5-0341 DNA includes these proteins:
- a CDS encoding DNA cytosine methyltransferase produces MKEIIVDNFAGGGGASTGIELATGRSVDIAINHDPAAIAMHEVNHPDTEHYCESVWEVNPVEAVKGRPVGLAWFSPDCKHFSKAKGGKPVAKEIRGLAWVAVRWAATVKPRVIMLENVEEFTTWGPLTADGYPDKEQKGRTFRTFVNALRRQGYKVEWKELRACDYGAPTIRKRLFMVARRDGRPIVWPEPTHGAPNSPEVKAGKRLPWRTAAEIIDWSIPCPSIFERKKELADNTMRRIARGIQKFVIDNPDPFIMRVNFSGSNHHYCDSIEEPLKTITAKNGWGLVTPYIARIGQTGYAGDRLQYKVTDPLTTITTKAEHLLVSPTLIEIGYGEGPGQAPRVPGLQKPLGTVVAGGRKHAVVAAHIARHFGESIGSSVDEPIGTVTAGGGGKSAIVTSHLVKMRGTNTGQPVTDPLQTITAGGLHFGEVRAFLLKYYGNADNGQTVDQPLHTITTKDRFGLVTIQGVDYQIIDIGMRMLEPHELFAAQGFPSNYTIAVDANGQKYSKSAQVARCGNAVPPPFAQALVRANLPELCTGSGNNLTLERYAEQEQGQMAFSM; encoded by the coding sequence ATGAAAGAAATCATCGTTGATAATTTCGCAGGCGGTGGCGGAGCTAGTACGGGAATTGAGCTGGCAACCGGACGCAGTGTAGATATAGCAATTAATCACGACCCAGCAGCTATTGCAATGCATGAGGTCAATCACCCAGATACGGAGCACTATTGTGAATCTGTGTGGGAAGTGAACCCGGTTGAAGCGGTAAAAGGTCGTCCGGTGGGTCTGGCATGGTTCAGTCCAGATTGCAAACACTTCTCCAAGGCTAAAGGAGGCAAGCCGGTTGCAAAAGAGATCCGCGGTTTGGCATGGGTCGCCGTTCGGTGGGCAGCAACGGTTAAACCGAGGGTTATCATGCTGGAAAACGTGGAGGAATTCACGACATGGGGTCCGTTAACAGCAGATGGTTACCCAGACAAGGAACAGAAGGGCCGGACGTTTAGAACGTTTGTGAATGCCCTTCGGCGACAGGGATACAAAGTTGAGTGGAAAGAGCTGAGGGCATGTGATTACGGAGCGCCTACAATTCGCAAGCGTCTGTTCATGGTTGCACGGAGGGATGGGCGTCCTATTGTCTGGCCCGAACCGACACATGGGGCACCTAACAGTCCGGAAGTAAAGGCAGGCAAGCGTCTGCCATGGAGAACGGCAGCAGAAATAATTGATTGGTCCATTCCTTGTCCTTCCATCTTTGAACGTAAGAAGGAACTGGCTGATAACACTATGAGACGTATTGCGAGAGGAATTCAGAAATTCGTAATCGATAACCCTGATCCGTTTATCATGCGTGTTAATTTCTCTGGAAGTAATCACCATTACTGCGATTCTATCGAAGAGCCATTGAAGACGATAACGGCCAAGAACGGATGGGGATTGGTTACACCATATATTGCGCGGATCGGTCAGACGGGATATGCCGGAGATCGGTTGCAATACAAGGTAACGGACCCGCTGACAACCATCACAACAAAAGCTGAACACCTTCTTGTTAGTCCTACATTGATCGAGATTGGTTATGGCGAGGGACCAGGTCAAGCGCCGAGAGTTCCAGGCTTGCAAAAGCCACTCGGTACAGTAGTAGCCGGCGGACGCAAGCATGCGGTTGTAGCAGCTCACATTGCTCGGCACTTTGGAGAATCAATTGGCAGCTCAGTGGATGAACCGATTGGAACAGTTACTGCCGGAGGTGGCGGGAAAAGCGCCATAGTCACAAGTCACCTGGTCAAGATGCGTGGGACCAATACGGGGCAACCGGTTACGGACCCACTTCAAACCATCACGGCAGGCGGATTACATTTCGGAGAGGTTAGAGCATTCCTTCTTAAATATTATGGTAACGCAGATAACGGTCAGACAGTCGACCAGCCGTTACACACCATAACAACCAAGGATCGGTTCGGGCTTGTGACAATTCAAGGTGTTGATTACCAAATTATCGATATCGGTATGCGGATGCTTGAGCCACACGAATTATTTGCAGCTCAAGGGTTTCCGAGCAACTACACCATCGCAGTCGATGCCAACGGACAGAAGTATTCAAAAAGTGCTCAGGTTGCACGCTGCGGTAACGCAGTACCACCACCGTTCGCTCAAGCATTGGTAAGGGCGAATCTGCCGGAGCTCTGCACAGGATCGGGAAACAACCTGACTCTTGAACGTTACGCAGAGCAGGAGCAAGGACAAATGGCATTCAGCATGTAG
- a CDS encoding HNH endonuclease signature motif containing protein produces MAHQTFWKPEKKAKEKKVSSFGRSKKVKKPVPEWKKDILAHHQSRPGSKERGDFPKEVIAELIEESNGICECCKLAEGTTTHHVYPRGRKGRGVKTNGLRLCWPCHDRIQTNEELLQFWISAFRDKYGDRFWFDEQDWDEYNRKQEAQQKTDQEKQNREQSLNPVKELISSAAGRSLKAREIRLIEMMDDKQIAIFETLINDIVRVDEKHQVPFGYGHFDD; encoded by the coding sequence ATGGCCCATCAGACATTCTGGAAACCGGAGAAAAAAGCAAAAGAAAAGAAAGTGAGCAGCTTCGGGCGGAGTAAGAAAGTCAAAAAGCCTGTACCGGAATGGAAGAAGGACATTTTAGCCCATCACCAATCCAGACCAGGCTCGAAGGAGCGCGGAGATTTCCCGAAAGAAGTCATAGCTGAACTTATCGAAGAATCAAACGGAATTTGTGAATGCTGCAAGCTTGCAGAAGGGACGACTACTCACCATGTATATCCGCGAGGCAGAAAAGGACGCGGAGTTAAAACCAACGGCCTTCGGCTTTGCTGGCCCTGTCATGATCGGATACAAACGAATGAGGAATTACTCCAGTTTTGGATATCTGCGTTCCGCGATAAGTATGGGGACCGATTCTGGTTTGATGAACAGGATTGGGACGAGTATAACCGGAAGCAAGAGGCGCAGCAGAAAACCGATCAGGAGAAACAGAACCGTGAACAATCTTTAAACCCAGTTAAGGAACTTATCTCTTCGGCGGCAGGACGTTCATTGAAAGCAAGAGAGATCAGGCTTATTGAAATGATGGATGATAAACAAATCGCAATTTTCGAGACTTTAATTAACGATATTGTAAGAGTTGATGAGAAGCATCAAGTACCGTTTGGATATGGTCACTTCGATGATTAA
- the terS gene encoding phage terminase small subunit: MSRKQNPNRKKAFKIWKDSGAVMKPKEIAEKLGITPESVRKWKSLDQWEGKIANAKPGAPRGNQNAKGNRGGKGGPLGNQKAVTHGLFRKFEPQDPEYLELIDIVQQMEPIDMIWHNITQGFRKIIWAQRIFFIKDKEDMTKELKKEKPGEYGDEYEWEIQFAWDKYASFIKAEATVMREIRGAIKQFLDIAPQEDERRLKLDQMQAKVDKTRLEIEKLKNGDGDTEDDLIEDWVKAVESGE; the protein is encoded by the coding sequence GTGAGCAGGAAGCAGAATCCGAATCGTAAGAAGGCGTTCAAAATTTGGAAAGATAGTGGCGCTGTAATGAAGCCGAAAGAGATTGCAGAAAAGTTGGGAATAACACCTGAATCGGTCCGGAAGTGGAAATCACTGGATCAATGGGAAGGGAAGATTGCGAACGCTAAACCTGGTGCTCCTCGTGGTAATCAGAATGCTAAAGGCAACAGAGGTGGTAAAGGAGGTCCGCTCGGCAATCAGAAAGCTGTGACACATGGATTGTTCCGTAAGTTCGAGCCGCAAGATCCTGAGTATCTAGAACTCATAGATATCGTTCAGCAAATGGAACCTATAGACATGATCTGGCATAACATCACCCAGGGATTCCGTAAAATCATTTGGGCGCAACGTATCTTCTTCATCAAAGACAAAGAGGATATGACCAAAGAGTTGAAAAAAGAGAAACCAGGTGAGTATGGAGATGAATATGAATGGGAAATTCAATTCGCTTGGGATAAATACGCTAGTTTCATTAAAGCAGAGGCCACGGTCATGCGCGAGATTAGGGGAGCCATCAAACAATTCCTTGATATTGCACCGCAGGAAGATGAACGCAGATTGAAACTGGATCAGATGCAGGCCAAAGTTGATAAAACCCGCCTTGAGATCGAGAAACTGAAGAACGGTGATGGAGATACCGAGGATGACCTCATAGAAGATTGGGTAAAGGCGGTGGAGTCTGGTGAGTAA
- a CDS encoding DNA adenine methylase — translation MQATRSPLIWFGGKSKYADHIISRFPKHRKYVEPFGGAAHVIAQKQRITHEVYNDIDGLVVNFIMQNIRDPERLQAACEALPYSRQLFETWKREPMPDDPFERAVRFFYLNRSAIGKGNAEEVPQTGWRHSTVSGQSPANGYLSACKLITNFAERMKGVMIEHTDFRTIIQKYDDEHTLFYVDPPYVGREKYYAGGFTEDDHRDLSQLLHNVKGKVVLSYYDDPLIQEMYSDFTRDPFEAHKQVVGDSNMRRDTTEMLLMNFDNRQLTLF, via the coding sequence ATGCAAGCAACGAGAAGCCCGTTAATATGGTTTGGCGGAAAGAGTAAATACGCAGACCACATCATCAGTCGCTTTCCCAAGCATCGGAAGTATGTGGAGCCGTTCGGCGGTGCAGCTCACGTTATTGCTCAGAAGCAACGGATAACACATGAGGTGTACAACGATATTGACGGTCTGGTCGTGAATTTCATCATGCAGAACATACGGGATCCGGAACGACTTCAGGCAGCGTGTGAAGCATTACCTTATAGTCGGCAATTATTCGAGACCTGGAAACGTGAACCGATGCCAGATGATCCATTTGAACGTGCGGTGAGATTCTTTTATCTCAATCGATCTGCAATCGGGAAAGGCAACGCAGAAGAGGTGCCGCAGACAGGATGGAGACACAGCACAGTTTCTGGCCAGAGTCCGGCAAACGGATATCTCAGCGCCTGCAAGCTAATTACAAACTTCGCTGAACGGATGAAAGGCGTGATGATCGAGCACACCGACTTCCGGACCATTATTCAGAAATATGACGATGAACACACATTGTTCTATGTTGATCCACCTTACGTGGGCAGAGAGAAGTATTACGCTGGAGGATTTACCGAGGACGATCATCGGGACCTATCGCAACTGCTGCACAACGTCAAAGGAAAAGTGGTCCTGTCTTATTACGACGATCCTTTGATACAAGAAATGTATTCAGACTTTACTCGAGATCCTTTCGAAGCACATAAACAGGTGGTTGGTGATTCGAACATGCGCAGAGATACTACGGAAATGCTGCTTATGAACTTTGATAACCGCCAACTGACACTATTTTGA
- a CDS encoding transposase — protein sequence MILAKKVRIRPTPEQEQQLWRSAGTARWVYNLTLARQIENYQNGGKFLHDGVLRKELTQLKQREEYAWLYDVSNNVAKQAVKDACDAYKKMFKGQSKKPKFKIKKRSKPAFYNDTVKFKVKDSKVLLEKIGWVATSEQLPESDKYSNPRVSFDGKYWYVSVGIEQEQESPELSDEAIGIDVGIKELAVCSNGMVFKNINKTAVVRKTEKRLRRLQRKVSRKYEMNKEGSRFVKTCNIVKVENSIRLLHRRITNIRGNHIHQATNAIAKTKPSAVVMEDLNVKGMMKNRYLSKAIAGQKLHEFTRQMKYKCEKIGARFIQADRWFSSSKLCSCCGRIKKDLKLSDRTYECDCGFIIDRDMNAAINLSKLAN from the coding sequence ATGATTCTAGCTAAAAAGGTTAGAATTCGACCAACTCCTGAGCAGGAGCAGCAATTGTGGCGTTCGGCAGGGACGGCTCGCTGGGTGTACAACTTGACGCTTGCCCGGCAAATAGAGAATTACCAGAATGGCGGGAAGTTCTTGCACGATGGCGTACTGCGAAAAGAGTTGACGCAACTCAAGCAGCGAGAAGAATATGCTTGGCTGTACGATGTGTCCAACAATGTAGCGAAACAAGCCGTAAAAGATGCTTGCGATGCCTACAAGAAGATGTTCAAAGGACAATCCAAGAAACCGAAGTTCAAGATCAAGAAGCGCTCCAAACCAGCGTTCTACAACGATACAGTCAAGTTCAAGGTCAAAGACAGTAAGGTCTTACTCGAAAAAATAGGCTGGGTGGCAACTTCTGAACAACTTCCAGAATCGGACAAGTACAGCAATCCGCGAGTATCATTTGACGGTAAGTATTGGTACGTATCCGTAGGTATTGAGCAGGAGCAAGAAAGCCCTGAACTGTCGGACGAGGCGATTGGTATTGATGTAGGTATTAAAGAACTGGCGGTCTGCAGTAACGGAATGGTGTTTAAGAACATCAACAAGACAGCCGTCGTAAGAAAGACGGAGAAACGATTGCGGAGGTTACAACGCAAAGTTTCCCGCAAATACGAAATGAATAAGGAAGGAAGCCGTTTCGTCAAGACATGTAACATTGTAAAAGTCGAAAATTCCATTCGTTTGCTTCATCGGAGAATAACTAATATCCGTGGCAATCACATTCATCAAGCAACAAACGCGATAGCGAAAACCAAGCCTAGCGCCGTTGTGATGGAAGACTTGAATGTGAAAGGGATGATGAAGAACCGATACTTGAGCAAAGCAATTGCAGGGCAAAAACTGCATGAGTTTACCCGACAAATGAAATACAAGTGTGAGAAGATAGGCGCAAGGTTTATCCAAGCCGACAGGTGGTTCTCTTCATCGAAATTGTGTTCGTGTTGTGGGCGAATCAAGAAAGACTTGAAATTATCTGATCGTACCTATGAATGCGATTGCGGATTCATTATTGACCGAGATATGAACGCGGCAATCAATTTATCAAAATTGGCGAATTAA
- a CDS encoding tyrosine-type recombinase/integrase, producing MKFVQPIRDPVKLKTIKINLKEKNERNYILFQVGTNTGFRISDILPLRVRDVKGSHILIYESKTGKEKKVLIRKSLRKDLDAYIAGKMDWEYLFPSRNRKSTSDQKPITRSMAYKIIRDAAVEVGLTEIGTHSMRKTFGHKFYNEKKDIALLMDLFNHTEEKVTLRYIGILQDTLDDALEDFEL from the coding sequence ATGAAATTCGTACAACCCATCCGTGATCCAGTGAAGTTAAAGACGATAAAGATTAATCTAAAAGAAAAGAATGAGAGGAACTATATCCTTTTTCAAGTCGGTACTAATACCGGATTTCGGATATCGGACATATTGCCATTAAGAGTCAGGGACGTTAAGGGAAGTCACATTCTGATATATGAAAGTAAAACAGGGAAAGAGAAGAAGGTTTTGATTCGTAAATCACTGCGCAAGGATCTGGATGCATACATTGCAGGAAAAATGGACTGGGAGTACTTATTTCCTAGTCGCAATAGAAAATCAACTTCTGATCAGAAACCGATCACCAGGAGTATGGCTTACAAAATCATCAGAGATGCGGCTGTTGAAGTTGGATTAACTGAAATAGGCACGCATTCAATGAGGAAAACCTTTGGGCACAAATTTTACAACGAAAAGAAGGATATAGCGTTACTAATGGATCTATTCAATCACACAGAAGAAAAGGTGACTTTAAGATACATTGGCATCCTTCAGGACACCTTGGACGATGCATTAGAGGACTTTGAGCTGTAA
- a CDS encoding DUF3892 domain-containing protein — MAESQVVAVRVSPPGTAEHHITDFRLDTGIEMPKLSMIVYIQMNSKAFYTYADNQKAYLEVARTPDGVPYVRSESDSTINNNLLHLPRF, encoded by the coding sequence ATGGCTGAAAGTCAAGTTGTAGCTGTTAGAGTAAGTCCTCCAGGGACTGCAGAACATCACATCACAGATTTTCGTTTGGATACTGGTATTGAGATGCCTAAGTTAAGTATGATTGTCTATATTCAAATGAACTCCAAAGCTTTCTATACTTATGCGGATAACCAGAAAGCATATCTTGAAGTAGCAAGAACTCCTGACGGCGTACCTTACGTTAGAAGTGAATCAGATTCGACTATTAATAACAACTTATTACACTTACCGAGGTTCTAA
- a CDS encoding DUF1064 domain-containing protein encodes MNKYNATKVIVTEDGTLFSEWIVKKHNLDITGIRFDSIAEGEYYQLLLQQKRFGEIKAFECHPKFVLQEKPQVTYIADFLVTELDDSQRVVDIKGVETSTFRVKLKLFQAKYPTLPIDILVKKRGEFIPLAQYKKEKAARKRAADALRKRADEGRKQNGNQTYRNQKRGH; translated from the coding sequence ACGCAACCAAAGTGATCGTCACTGAAGACGGGACATTGTTCTCGGAATGGATCGTGAAAAAGCACAACCTTGATATAACCGGTATACGATTCGATAGCATTGCTGAGGGAGAGTATTATCAGCTCCTTCTCCAGCAAAAGAGGTTTGGGGAGATTAAAGCCTTCGAATGTCATCCTAAATTTGTTCTTCAAGAGAAACCGCAGGTCACTTACATTGCTGACTTTTTGGTAACAGAATTAGATGACAGTCAGCGAGTGGTGGATATTAAAGGAGTGGAGACCTCCACGTTCCGCGTCAAACTGAAACTATTTCAAGCGAAATATCCGACTTTACCAATAGATATACTTGTTAAAAAGCGCGGAGAATTCATTCCTCTTGCACAATACAAGAAGGAAAAAGCAGCGCGTAAACGAGCAGCGGATGCACTAAGAAAACGAGCAGATGAGGGGAGAAAACAAAATGGAAATCAAACATACCGTAATCAAAAACGAGGACATTAA